The genomic stretch AAATATTATTGATAATTGGGCTGTCTGTGATATAGTTGATTCAACCTTTAAATTTATCAATAAAAATAAAGAAGATTTTTACAGATATTTAACTTCAAAATTATCTACAACTAATCCTTGGGAACAAAGATTTGTTTTAGTGATATTGTTAGCTTATTATATTGAAGAAAAATATTTAAAAGATATTTTTAAAATTTGTGAACGGATAAAATCTGAAGAATATTATGTGAATATGGCTAAAGCATGGTTATTATCTGTTTGCTATGTAAAATTTAAAAATGAGACATATAAATTCTTAGAGAAAACAAATTTAGATAATTGGACAGTTAATAAAGCTATTCAAAAGACTAGAGAATCTTTAAGAGTTACAAAGGAAGATAAGGAAAAAATATTAGTCTTAAAAAGAAAATAAAAATTATTTTTTGTATGTTGAAAATCTATTCAAACAATGATTTTTTCTATTTTTAATTCATTTTATATTCACTTTTATATTATATACTCAGACCATAAGAGATGAAGAAAGTATCTTTATACTTTCTTAGTCCATAATATATAAAAGTATGTGATTGAAAGGAGAAATTAAATGAAAAATTTTAAAAAAATATTAGTAGTCGGAATAATAGTAGGAAGTGCAGGATTTTCAATGAATGCTTTAGGTGCACAATTAACTGAACAACAAGTTAAAGATATTGTTACAAAAGAGGTCCCTAATGGACAAATAACAAAATTTGAATTAGATAATGAACATGGTAAATTAGTTTATGAAATTGAAATGATGGATGGAAATATTGAAAAAGAATTTGATATTGATGCAGAAACAGGTGCAATTTTAAAATCAAAACAAGAACAAAAAGCTAATCCAATAGGAAATGTTAAAATATCTTATGAACAAGCGAGAGATATTGCTTTGAAACAATCTAATAATGGAAAATTTAAGGAAGTAAAATTAAAAAATAAAAATGGTTCACCTTTTTATAAAGTAGAATTACTAGAAGGTAGTATAGAAAGAGAATTTTTTATAGATGCTAATACTGGTGAACTATTAAAAAAGAATATTTTTGGAAAAGTTATAAAAATGTAAAATAATTTTACTTGTATAATAAATGATGTTGATAGAAAAGTTTTTTCTATCAACATTTTTTTGTTATGATACTTTTTTAGTATACATTAAAGATAAAATAGTATATAATATTTGTAGAATAAAATTATTTATATTTAAAATATTAGAAAGGGACTTTTATGTTTACACAGCAAATTGCTTATAGCACAGCATATTTAGCAGGAGTGGCTTCATTTTTTTCTCCCTGTATATTTCCAATTATTCCAGTATATATTTCAATTTTAAGCAATGGAGAGAAAAAATCTATTAGCAAGACTTTAGCTTTTGTTCTAGGGCTTTCTGTTACTTATATTGTTTTAGGTTTTGGTGCAGGAGTGATAGGAGATTTATTTCTCAATAGTAAGTTAAGAATTATTGGAGGAATTATTGTTATAATTTTAGGACTTTTCCAAATGGATATTTTAAAATTAAAATTCTTAGAAAAAACTAAAATTATGAATTATGAAAGAGAAAATCAAAGTATATTTTCAACATTTATTTTAGGATTGACTTTTAGCTTAGGTTGGACCCCTTGTGTTGGACCTATATTAGCTTCTATACTTATTTTAGCTAGTTCCTCAGGAGATACTACAAATAGTGTGATGTTAATGTTTATATACTTATTAGGAATGGCTACACCATTTGTAATTTTTTCATTGGCTTCAAAAGCCTTATTTAAAAAGATGTCTTTTATAAAAAAATATTTGCCTACTATTAAAAAAATTGGTGGATTTTTAATTATAATAATGGGACTACTTTTAATTTTCAATAAACTTAATATATTCTTAACTATCTAATAAGAAAGGAAGAAAAAATGAAAAAAGTTGTTTTGGCTTTAATTTTGATGTTTATTGTTGGAATTTTCATTTTTGCAAAGATGTTAAATAGTAATTTAAAGAAAGAAACAGAGAATGAAAAAAATCTATTGGAAAGTATAACTCTTATAGATATGAATGGAAATGATTATACTTTTTCAAGTGATAAAAATATTTATATAAAATTTTGGGCTTCATGGTGTCCAACTTGTTTGGCAGGGTTGGAAGAACTTGATAGATTAGC from Fusobacterium simiae encodes the following:
- a CDS encoding DNA alkylation repair protein, with protein sequence MEIESLIFKTEKEYKEFLDYLFSIRDVEYKNFNKKIIGIDEDMLIGIRTPILRNLGKKIAKISGENFLNLFEKLFTKKKIKYHEEKVLYGFIIGYSKINFEERLKRIDFFINIIDNWAVCDIVDSTFKFINKNKEDFYRYLTSKLSTTNPWEQRFVLVILLAYYIEEKYLKDIFKICERIKSEEYYVNMAKAWLLSVCYVKFKNETYKFLEKTNLDNWTVNKAIQKTRESLRVTKEDKEKILVLKRK
- a CDS encoding PepSY domain-containing protein, which encodes MKNFKKILVVGIIVGSAGFSMNALGAQLTEQQVKDIVTKEVPNGQITKFELDNEHGKLVYEIEMMDGNIEKEFDIDAETGAILKSKQEQKANPIGNVKISYEQARDIALKQSNNGKFKEVKLKNKNGSPFYKVELLEGSIEREFFIDANTGELLKKNIFGKVIKM
- a CDS encoding cytochrome c biogenesis CcdA family protein encodes the protein MFTQQIAYSTAYLAGVASFFSPCIFPIIPVYISILSNGEKKSISKTLAFVLGLSVTYIVLGFGAGVIGDLFLNSKLRIIGGIIVIILGLFQMDILKLKFLEKTKIMNYERENQSIFSTFILGLTFSLGWTPCVGPILASILILASSSGDTTNSVMLMFIYLLGMATPFVIFSLASKALFKKMSFIKKYLPTIKKIGGFLIIIMGLLLIFNKLNIFLTI